The window CAACCGTTTTAGTATTTAATTATAAGTATAAAAAACTAGATAAACGTAAGGCTTTATATAAAGCACTTAAAAAAGTTGGTGTTGTTTATGAAAGTAAAAAACTATACGAAAATCAAGTCGCAGATTGGATTCGTCGTGTGCTTTCTGGACAGAATTATACTATTTCACCAAAAGCATCTCAAATGCTTGTGGAGTTTTTAGGAACCGATTTAAGTAAAATCAACAACGAGCTTTCTAAATTAAAAATTGTTTTACCAGCAGGAACAGAAATTACGCCAGAGCATATTGAAGAAAATATTGGTATTAGTAAAGACTACAATAACTTCGAGCTACGTAAAGCAGTTGGAGAAGGCAATATATTAAAAGCACATAAGATTGCACACTATTTTGCCGATAACCCAAAGGATAATCCAATGGTAGTAACGGTTTCTTTGCTTTTTAATTTTTTCTCACAGCTATTGCATTTACACGGATTAAGCGATAAGAATCCTAGAAATGTTGCTTCTGCATTAAAAGTGAATCCTTATTTTGTAAACGAATATATTACTGCAGCTAGACATTACCCAATGCGAAAAGTGAGTGAAGTTATTGGGACTTTACGTGAGTTTGATGTGAAAAGTAAAGGTGTTGGTAGCAATTCTGTGTCTCAAGGCGATTTGCTAAAAGAATTGCTGGTTAGAATAATGAATTAATTAAAATAGATTTCCGCTTTTGCGGAAAGTAAACATGAAAAAACTAAGTGTATTCCTTTTTTGTATTTCCCTTTTTTCCTGCAAAGAAAAAGCAACACTTCCAGATCCTCTACAAGCAGGTTGGGAAGGAGAAAGCGTTTGCGAAATTGTACATGAAGATAAAGAAGTACGTGTTTTAAAATGTACGTTTGCTCCAGGAGTTGGACACGAAAAACACGAACACCAACCACATTTTGGCTATACCTTAAAAGGAGGAACATTTAAAATTACAGATGCAAATGGCACAAAAACCATTAACGTGAAAGCAGGAACTAGCTGGAGTAAAGATACAGTAACACAGCACGAAGTATTAAATGTTGGCGATAGTACTTCCGTTTATTTAATAGTAGAGTACAAGTAATTTTTTATAAACTGTAACAGTTTCAAAAAAAGGATGTCTTTAGTTTATATTTATTCATTTAAAACAAAACCAATGCATACTTTTTTAAAATTCAGAGCAAATCTTAGTATCCTTTTTATAGCAACATTTTTCTTGCAAGCATTTACAATTCAAGCACAATCCAAAACTTTTACAGTAAAGACTTTCGATAAAGTAATTATTAGTCCGCATATAGAAGTTGTTTTTAAAACAGGAGATGAGGAAAAAGTCGTTATTGAAATGCTAAGCGAAGATCTAGATGAAATCCATGTAGAAGTGAAAAGTAAAACACTTCAAATCTATTTAGAAGATGCAAAAACGACTACAAAAGCGGATAAAGAAAAAAGCACCAAACACAGAACGGTTGCTGCTTATAATGGAACGGTTGCTAAAGCGATTGTATATTATAAAAAAGTAAAAACCTTTTCGTTACGTGGAGAAGAACGTTTTCTTTTTGAAGGCCCAATCATTTCCGATAAAATAATATTTAATATTTATGGCGAATCACAAATAACCATGAAAGACGTTACTTTAAAAGAATTAAAAGTGGCTATTTATGGAGAAAGCTATTTGAAAATTGAAAACGGAAGCATCCAAAGTCAGAAAATTACGGGTTACGGAGAATCTGTTGTTGACTTTTTACAAGTAAATAATAAGGAAACAAAGATTACTGCTTATGGTGACGGTAGCTACCAATTTAATGTTAGTGATAATCTTAAAATCACTTCTTATGGAGAACCAACAATAAACTATAAAGGAAGTGCAACCTTAGAAAATGGTATTTCTATTGGAGAAGTAGATATCAATAAACTAGATTAAGTTGCTCCTTGGGAAAGTTTTAAAGACGACTTAAATAATATTTGGACACCTCTAAAGTCCCCTCAAGGGGTGTTTTTTTAACAATTTACCTCACTTTACTACGCAAAACCAATTTATGCAACAATCTAGGAGAGATTCGTTTTAAATAAACGCCGAATCTTTCCTTTTTACCAATATAAGCTTCAAACTTTTCTTTACGGATTGCTTGAAGCATTTTTTTTGTAAATACATCTACATGCAATCCTTTTTCGGTCATTTCATCTTGATCTCCTTGTTTACTACCATCTGCTGTTAATGCATTTCTAGCCACATTGGTATTTACAAATCCAGGGCAAATCATAGTCACTTTTACGCGGTCTTTTTCATGTTCCAAACGCATGGCGTCAAAAAAGCCATGTAAAGCATGTTTTGCACCACAATATGCAGAGCGTAGCGGAGAACTAAATTTTCCCATGAGGCTAGAAACCACCACGTAATGACCATATTGATTGGCAACAAAATGGGGTAGAAGTGCTTTGCTTAAAGCAACAGTTCCTAAGTAATCCACTTCCATTAACTTTCTATCTACTGCAATAGTCGTTTCAATGATCGCAGAACGTTGACTAATACCACCATTATTAATTAGCATATCTATTTTTCCGAATATAGAAATAGCATGGTTTGCTATAGAAGCTAAGGTATCTGTTTCTGCTAAATCTAAAGGTAGCACCGAAACATTTTCCGGATGATTACATAATGCTTTTACCTTCTCTAATGCTTCTTTTCTTCTAGAAGAAAGTATCAGTTTGCAATTTTCTTTTGAAAGAGCAATGGCTAAGCTTTTACCAATTCCGCTGGAAGCGCCAGTAATCCAAACTACTTTGTTGTTAAATGTCATCTTGTGCTCGCGAAAGCGAGTAGGTTTTAAATTAAACTTTCATTGTTTGTCTAGAGCACCAAATCATTTTTTTTCTGAAAACGGTGACTGCGACTGAAAACTCTGTTCCTCCCATTCCGCTCTCAAATCACTACTCAATTTTCCCGTTCCATCATGTTTCCAACCTGGAGGTTTTACTAAATACAAAAACCTGCTTTTTAAAGATTTCTTTCCTGAAAAGACATCTTTAAACATGTTAGTCCATTCTATAAAAGCAATTTTTACAGGATTGTAGGTGTTTATGTTGCTAACCAAACCATAAACCACTTTTTCTTCTTTAAGTTCTGGTTGAAAGGTGCCGAAAAGTTTATCCCAAATAATTAAAATTCCTGCGTGATTTCTGTCTAAGTATAACGGATTGCTCCCATGATGCACTCTGTGATGTGAAGGTGTATTCATTACTGCTTCAAACCACGAAGGCGTTTTGTCAATTGCTTCGGTATGTATCCAAAATTGGTAAATCAAACTAATCGACATTTGTAACACAATCATTCCGGGATGAAATCCTAAAAGCGGTAACCATATCCAAAAGATAAAAGTATAAAATCCGCCAGACCATGTTTGACGTAAAGCTGTACTTAAATTATAATGTTGTGATGAATGATGCACCACATGGGAAGCCCAAAATATTCTGCATTCGTGTGAAATTCTATGAAACCAATAATAAGAAAAATCGTCTGCAAAGAAAAGAAGTATAAAACTCCACCAAGTAACTGGAATGGTGAAAACCCTAAAATTTTCGTACACATAAAAAAAACTTACAAAAACTAAAGCTTTACTAAAATAGCTTAAAAACACATTTCCTAAACCCATGGTAATAGAAGTAAAAGCATCTTTTTTCTCGTAGGTTTTTATATTTTCTTTGGCAGTAACATAAAGTTCTAGCAACATAGAAATTATAAAAAACGGAATGGCATAAAGGATGATATCTGGAAATTCAGTCATTTTGTTTTCTTGTTAAATGGATATTATTATACGAAGCGCATTTATCTTCTAAGGCTATAGCGAAGTTAGATTCGAAGTACAAATAGTTCCATCTTTATACTTTGCAAAATACAAAAAATATTGTCTATTTTTGAAGCGAACTATGATAGCAACGTACAAACAATACATTTTAAACTTTAAACAAGCCAGCGGAACTTCGCGAGGTGTTTTAAAAACGAAAGAAACTTGGTTTCTAATTGTAGAACATCAAGGTAAGAAAGGAGTAGGAGAATGCGGACTTTTTAGAGGTTTAAGTGCAGATGATGTTCCGCATTACGAAGAAAAACTGCAATGGACTTGCAACAACATCGATAAAGGTTTGGCATTTTTATTAACGGAACTCGTTGAATTTCCAAGCATTCAATTTGGATTAGAACAAGCTTTTGCTTCCTTAAAAAGTGAGAATCCTTTTATTCTGTTCCCTTCTCGTTTTACTAAAAGTGAAGATAGTATTCCTATTAACGGATTAATTTGGATGGGAACCGAAGCTTTTATGAAGCAACAAATAAAAGATAAAATAGAAGCTGGTTTTAGTTGTATTAAAATGAAAATTGGCGCCATAGATTTTCAAACGGAAATCGATTTACTACAATCTATCCGAAAAGAATTTACTTCCAAAGACGTCGAATTACGAGTAGATGCTAATGGTGCTTTTCATCCTTCGGAAGCTTTAGAGAAATTGAAAATACTTTCAAATTTAGATTTACATTCCATAGAACAACCTATCAAACAAGGGCAAATTCAAGAAATGGCAAGACTTTGTGAAGAAACCCCTTTACCAATTGCATTAGATGAAGAATTAATTGGTGTTTTTGATGTAACAAAGAAAGAAGATTTGCTACTAACTATAAATCCGCAATACATTATTTTGAAACCAAGTTTAGTTGGCGGATTTGCAGGCAGTCAAAATTGGATAGATATGGCTGAAAAACAAAATATTGGTTGGTGGATTACTAGTGCATTAGAAAGTAATATAGGGTTAAATGCAATTGCACAATTTACCTATACCTTGCAAAGTAAATTACCGCAAGGACTTGGTACAGGAAGTCTTTTTACCAATAATATTGAAAGTCCATTACAAGTAAAAAATGGTACATTGCGATACCAAAATAAAGCAAATTGGAAATTGAATAAAATGCTACAAGGATTTGCATTGTAGTTTCAAATAAAAACTATCATTCCGAACTGGATTCGGAACTAATTTTTAGATATGTATATAGAACAAGCGTTTAAATCATTACATGAGTGGTGGAGATATTTACTAGGATTTATCATCATTTTTATAGTATGGCAATTAATAGGGTCTATTCCTTTAATAGCAGGAATATTTTATTCTTTAGGATTAGAAGGAATACAAAATGGAGATTTCCCTACAGATATTTCAGAAATGGCTGAAATTTTAGGCAGTAATTTATTTTTATTTTTAATGCTTTTAACTTTTGCTATTGGCTTGGTTGGTGTAATATTTACTGCTAAAGTTATTCATCATCAATCTTTTACAGCGCTAACAACCGCAAGAAAAAAAATAGATTGGAGTAGGTTTTGGTTTGTTTTTATTCTTTGGGGAGCGGTGTCTTCATCTTTTGTTTTAATAGATTATTTTATGGAACCAGAAGGTTATGTTTGGAACTTTGAATTGGTACCATTCTTAACACTAGCAGTAATTGCAATACTATTAATACCATTGCAAACCAGTATGGAAGAGTATCTTTTTAGAGGCTATTTAATGCAAGGATTAGGAGTTATTACGAAAACAAAATGGTTTCCATTATTTTTCACCTCTATTGTTTTTGGGTTAATGCATTTAGCAAATCCGGAAGTAGAGCAACTAGGTTACATTATTATGGTGTATTATATTGGTACCGGATTCTTTTTAGGTATTATGACACTTATGGATGATGGTTTAGAACTAGCCTTAGGATTTCATGCTGCTAATAATTTATTTACCGCTTTATTAGTAACAGCAGATTGGACCGCTTTTCAAACAAATTCACTTTTTAAAGATGTTTCTGAACCTACTTCGGCAGGATTTATGGATGTTTTTATGCCTGTTTTTATCATTTTTCCTATTATTCTTTTTATTCTAGCTAAAAAATATAAATGGAGCAATTGGAGTGAAAAACTTTTAGGACGTGTTGCGGAACCAGTAAAAGAGGATTATAAAATAATAGATAGTGATTCCAGCATATAATAAAATACACAATCGTTTTAAATTAAATAGCAGCTCTTTTTTATATGAAGATCTTGAAGAAGTAGCCTATAGTTATGTAAAAGAAGGCTTGCCTTTTGAGAAGGAAATAGGCAATTTTTTGATTGATTGGTTAGACGATAAAGACTATGTTTTTGTACAAACTTCGGGATCAACAGGAAAGCCAAAATCTATAAAACTGCAAAAGCAAGCCATGGTACATTCGGCAATTGCAACTGGTGATTTTTTTAAATTAAAACCTGGAGATACAGCCTTGCATTGTTTGCCAAGTCAATATATAGCAGGAAAAATGATGCTAGTTCGTGCTATGATTTTAGGTTTAGAGTTGGATATTACAGAACCAACTAGTCAGCCAGTATTTGATTATGAAAAACATTACGATTTTTGCGCAATGGTACCTTTGCAACTTCAAAAAGTGAGAACGTATTGTAATAATATCAAAAGTCTAATTGTTGGAGGAGCTTCGGTTTCTAGTAGTTTAAAAGAAGCAATTCAAGGAATCAAAACCAATGTATTTGAAACCTATGGAATGACGGAAACCATCACACATATTGCTGTTAAGAAGATTAATAATTTTAAAATTGAAACAGAATGTCATGCTGAACTTGTCGAAGCATCTCATTTCAAAACCCTTCCCAATATTCATATTTCTCAAGACGAAAGAAATTGTTTAATAATAGAAGCACCAAAGCTTTCTAAGGATAAAATAATAACCAATGATGTTGTAAAATTACATTCTGAAACTTCTTTTGAATGGTTTGGTAGATATGACAATGTGGTAAATTCTGGAGGAGTAAAATTATTTCCAGAACAGATTGAAGCAAAGCTAGAGTCTAAAATGAGTACTCGTTTTTTTATTAGTAAAGAAAAAGAGGAAACGCTTGGAGAATGCATCATTTTAGTAGTGGAAAGCAAAAGTAATACTGTGGATACTTCCGTTTTTCCTGGATTAACAAAATTTGAAATCCCGAAGAAAATCTATTCCGTAGAAAAATTTATAGAAAGTGCTAACGGTAAAATTCTTCGTCAGCAAACTTTAAAAAGCTTAAAATAGTATTTCACGCATTGAAAAGCATCGTTCACGCATTTGCGATTTTGTAACCTAAAGGTAAGGCATAAGTTTACGTAAACTTTAAAACCAAACCTTATGAAAAATGTATTACAATTATTTTTTGTGTTGTTGTTTACAATGCAATTACATGCACAAGAAAAATCAATATCAGGAGTTGTTAGTGATGAGAATGGTCTACCACTTCCAGCAGCAGTAGTTATTGTAAAGGGAACAACCAACGGGGCTTCAACCGATTTTGACGGGAATTATGCTATAAAAGCAAATGAAAAAGATACTTTAATATTTAGCTATGTTGGCTATGTTAACAAATCTGAAATTGTTGGTAAATCGAATATCATTAATGTTTCCCTACAAGCAGACAATACATTAGACGAAGTGGTTGTTACTGCTTTAGGAATTAAAAGATACAGAAATAAACCTCAGACGGCCATGGAGGTTGTGAGAGCAGCGGAGTTGAATCAATCTTCCAATCCTAATATTATTCAAAGTTTAACTGGTAAAGTTTCAGGACTGCAAATTAACACTAAAAATAAGAATCAAAATCCACCTACTCGTATTGTTCTACGTGGCAATCGTTCTACAGCAGGTAACAATAAAGCGGTAATTGTTATTGATGGTAAAATTGCTTCAGAAGAAGAATTAAGTAAGCTAAAACCTAATAAAATAAAAGAAGTCAATGTTTTAAAAGGAGCAAATGGTGCTGCTTTATATGGAACTAGTGGTGGAAGTGGCGTTATTGTAGTGAACACCAAAAAAGGATCCTATCAAGCGAAGCAACAGTTAAAAGTACTTAATGAATCGTATACAAAAATTCATGAAAATAAATTTAAAACCACAAGTGATTCACCTGTATCTACTTTTTCTATTGATGT is drawn from Lacinutrix sp. WUR7 and contains these coding sequences:
- the holA gene encoding DNA polymerase III subunit delta, with translation MDEVKQLIIDIKKGNLKPIYFLMGEEAYYIDSVSDYIEANVLAEEEKGFNQMVLYGRDVTIDDIVSNAKRYPMMAERQVVIVKEAQDLSRSIEKLAAYAANPQPTTVLVFNYKYKKLDKRKALYKALKKVGVVYESKKLYENQVADWIRRVLSGQNYTISPKASQMLVEFLGTDLSKINNELSKLKIVLPAGTEITPEHIEENIGISKDYNNFELRKAVGEGNILKAHKIAHYFADNPKDNPMVVTVSLLFNFFSQLLHLHGLSDKNPRNVASALKVNPYFVNEYITAARHYPMRKVSEVIGTLREFDVKSKGVGSNSVSQGDLLKELLVRIMN
- a CDS encoding cupin domain-containing protein, which translates into the protein MKKLSVFLFCISLFSCKEKATLPDPLQAGWEGESVCEIVHEDKEVRVLKCTFAPGVGHEKHEHQPHFGYTLKGGTFKITDANGTKTINVKAGTSWSKDTVTQHEVLNVGDSTSVYLIVEYK
- a CDS encoding head GIN domain-containing protein, giving the protein MHTFLKFRANLSILFIATFFLQAFTIQAQSKTFTVKTFDKVIISPHIEVVFKTGDEEKVVIEMLSEDLDEIHVEVKSKTLQIYLEDAKTTTKADKEKSTKHRTVAAYNGTVAKAIVYYKKVKTFSLRGEERFLFEGPIISDKIIFNIYGESQITMKDVTLKELKVAIYGESYLKIENGSIQSQKITGYGESVVDFLQVNNKETKITAYGDGSYQFNVSDNLKITSYGEPTINYKGSATLENGISIGEVDINKLD
- a CDS encoding SDR family oxidoreductase translates to MTFNNKVVWITGASSGIGKSLAIALSKENCKLILSSRRKEALEKVKALCNHPENVSVLPLDLAETDTLASIANHAISIFGKIDMLINNGGISQRSAIIETTIAVDRKLMEVDYLGTVALSKALLPHFVANQYGHYVVVSSLMGKFSSPLRSAYCGAKHALHGFFDAMRLEHEKDRVKVTMICPGFVNTNVARNALTADGSKQGDQDEMTEKGLHVDVFTKKMLQAIRKEKFEAYIGKKERFGVYLKRISPRLLHKLVLRSKVR
- a CDS encoding sterol desaturase family protein; its protein translation is MTEFPDIILYAIPFFIISMLLELYVTAKENIKTYEKKDAFTSITMGLGNVFLSYFSKALVFVSFFYVYENFRVFTIPVTWWSFILLFFADDFSYYWFHRISHECRIFWASHVVHHSSQHYNLSTALRQTWSGGFYTFIFWIWLPLLGFHPGMIVLQMSISLIYQFWIHTEAIDKTPSWFEAVMNTPSHHRVHHGSNPLYLDRNHAGILIIWDKLFGTFQPELKEEKVVYGLVSNINTYNPVKIAFIEWTNMFKDVFSGKKSLKSRFLYLVKPPGWKHDGTGKLSSDLRAEWEEQSFQSQSPFSEKK
- a CDS encoding o-succinylbenzoate synthase, yielding MIATYKQYILNFKQASGTSRGVLKTKETWFLIVEHQGKKGVGECGLFRGLSADDVPHYEEKLQWTCNNIDKGLAFLLTELVEFPSIQFGLEQAFASLKSENPFILFPSRFTKSEDSIPINGLIWMGTEAFMKQQIKDKIEAGFSCIKMKIGAIDFQTEIDLLQSIRKEFTSKDVELRVDANGAFHPSEALEKLKILSNLDLHSIEQPIKQGQIQEMARLCEETPLPIALDEELIGVFDVTKKEDLLLTINPQYIILKPSLVGGFAGSQNWIDMAEKQNIGWWITSALESNIGLNAIAQFTYTLQSKLPQGLGTGSLFTNNIESPLQVKNGTLRYQNKANWKLNKMLQGFAL
- a CDS encoding CPBP family intramembrane glutamic endopeptidase, with the protein product MYIEQAFKSLHEWWRYLLGFIIIFIVWQLIGSIPLIAGIFYSLGLEGIQNGDFPTDISEMAEILGSNLFLFLMLLTFAIGLVGVIFTAKVIHHQSFTALTTARKKIDWSRFWFVFILWGAVSSSFVLIDYFMEPEGYVWNFELVPFLTLAVIAILLIPLQTSMEEYLFRGYLMQGLGVITKTKWFPLFFTSIVFGLMHLANPEVEQLGYIIMVYYIGTGFFLGIMTLMDDGLELALGFHAANNLFTALLVTADWTAFQTNSLFKDVSEPTSAGFMDVFMPVFIIFPIILFILAKKYKWSNWSEKLLGRVAEPVKEDYKIIDSDSSI
- a CDS encoding AMP-binding protein codes for the protein MIPAYNKIHNRFKLNSSSFLYEDLEEVAYSYVKEGLPFEKEIGNFLIDWLDDKDYVFVQTSGSTGKPKSIKLQKQAMVHSAIATGDFFKLKPGDTALHCLPSQYIAGKMMLVRAMILGLELDITEPTSQPVFDYEKHYDFCAMVPLQLQKVRTYCNNIKSLIVGGASVSSSLKEAIQGIKTNVFETYGMTETITHIAVKKINNFKIETECHAELVEASHFKTLPNIHISQDERNCLIIEAPKLSKDKIITNDVVKLHSETSFEWFGRYDNVVNSGGVKLFPEQIEAKLESKMSTRFFISKEKEETLGECIILVVESKSNTVDTSVFPGLTKFEIPKKIYSVEKFIESANGKILRQQTLKSLK